The following are encoded together in the Salmonella enterica subsp. enterica serovar Choleraesuis genome:
- the maeA gene encoding NAD-dependent malic enzyme has protein sequence MVEGIMTTVLEYPSENKRPLYIPYAGPLLLDFPLLNKGSAFSDEERNNFNLHGLLPEGIESIEHQSERAYRQFQDFKTDIDRHIYLRNIQDTNETLFYRLLDDHLSEMMPVIYTPTVGEACEHFSDIYRRARGLFISYPNRDRIDDLLQNATRQNVKVIVVTDGERILGLGDQGIGGMGIPIGKLSLYSACGGISPAYTLPIVLDVGTNNPEKLDDPFYMGWRHPRITGAEYDAFIDEFIQAVKRRWPDVLLQFEDFAQNNATPLLERYRDELCCFNDDIQGTAAVTLGCLMAASSAAGRRLSEETIVFVGAGSAGCGIAGQIIARMQAEGLTEAQARSQVYMVDRFGLLTDDMAELREFQRPLAQRHQLLKDWQFAGDAPDLCEIVANARPSVLIGVSGQPGLFTQKVIQQMQRHCSRPVVMPLSNPTSRVEATPEDIIHWTEGAALVATGSPFAPVSYQGCEIAITQCNNSYIFPGIGLGVLASGARRITDSMFQAASSALADSSPLARDGKGGLLPDIGQIQQVSRHIAFSVAKEAQRLGLAVATSDQAILLAIEQNYWRPEYRDYKRISF, from the coding sequence ATGGTGGAAGGGATTATGACAACTGTACTTGAGTATCCGAGCGAAAATAAACGTCCGCTTTATATTCCCTATGCCGGGCCGCTGTTGCTCGACTTCCCGCTGCTCAATAAAGGCAGTGCTTTCTCTGATGAAGAGCGCAATAATTTTAACCTTCACGGTTTACTGCCGGAGGGCATAGAGAGTATTGAACACCAGTCGGAGCGAGCCTATCGGCAATTTCAGGATTTTAAAACCGATATCGACCGGCATATCTATTTACGTAATATCCAGGACACCAACGAAACGCTGTTTTATCGCCTGCTGGATGACCATCTGTCTGAGATGATGCCGGTTATATATACGCCAACGGTGGGAGAAGCCTGTGAGCATTTTTCTGATATATATCGCCGGGCGCGCGGGCTATTTATCTCTTATCCCAATCGGGACCGTATCGACGATTTATTGCAAAATGCGACCCGGCAAAATGTCAAAGTTATCGTCGTCACTGATGGTGAGCGCATTCTCGGCCTTGGCGACCAGGGGATCGGTGGGATGGGTATCCCGATTGGCAAACTCTCTTTATATTCAGCCTGTGGGGGGATCAGCCCGGCTTACACGCTGCCAATAGTATTGGATGTCGGTACTAATAACCCGGAAAAACTGGACGATCCTTTCTATATGGGCTGGCGGCACCCGCGTATTACCGGTGCGGAATATGATGCCTTTATTGATGAATTTATCCAGGCCGTTAAGCGCCGCTGGCCTGACGTACTGCTGCAATTTGAAGATTTCGCCCAAAATAATGCGACCCCTTTGCTGGAGCGTTATCGGGATGAACTGTGCTGCTTTAATGATGATATTCAGGGCACTGCGGCGGTGACTTTGGGCTGTCTGATGGCCGCCAGTAGTGCGGCGGGCAGGCGCTTGAGTGAAGAGACCATCGTCTTTGTTGGCGCAGGTTCAGCCGGTTGCGGTATTGCCGGGCAAATCATCGCCCGGATGCAGGCCGAAGGGCTAACCGAGGCGCAGGCGCGGTCGCAGGTCTATATGGTTGACCGCTTCGGATTACTGACCGATGACATGGCAGAATTGCGAGAGTTTCAGCGTCCATTAGCGCAGCGGCATCAGCTTCTGAAAGACTGGCAGTTTGCTGGTGATGCACCCGACCTGTGTGAAATTGTGGCTAACGCACGGCCCAGCGTATTAATTGGCGTTTCTGGCCAGCCCGGACTATTTACTCAGAAGGTTATTCAGCAGATGCAGCGCCACTGTTCGCGTCCGGTAGTGATGCCACTATCTAATCCGACATCGCGGGTAGAGGCAACGCCCGAGGATATTATTCACTGGACGGAAGGGGCTGCGCTGGTGGCGACCGGCAGCCCGTTTGCGCCAGTTAGCTACCAGGGGTGCGAGATAGCAATAACCCAGTGTAATAACTCCTATATCTTCCCGGGTATCGGGCTTGGGGTGCTGGCATCGGGAGCACGCAGGATAACCGACAGCATGTTCCAGGCGGCCAGTAGTGCGCTGGCCGATAGCTCTCCGCTGGCCCGTGATGGGAAAGGCGGTCTGTTACCGGATATTGGTCAGATTCAACAGGTTTCACGACATATTGCTTTTAGCGTTGCGAAGGAGGCTCAGCGCCTGGGGCTGGCGGTGGCAACTTCAGATCAGGCTATTTTGCTGGCCATTGAACAGAATTACTGGCGTCCGGAATACCGCGATTACAAACGGATATCTTTCTGA
- the serS gene encoding serine--tRNA ligase, with product MLDPNLLRTEPDAVAEKLARRGFKLDVDKLRALEERRKVLQVNTENLQAERNSRSKSIGQAKARGEDIEPLREQVNQLGAELDAAKAELDTLLAEIRDISLAIPNLPDDSVPVGKDENDNVEVSRWGQPRQFDFEVRDHVSLGEMHSGLDFQAAVKLTGSRFVVMKGQIARLHRALSQFMLDLHTEQHGYSENYVPYLVNEATLYGTGQLPKFAGDLFHTRPLEEEADSSNYALIPTAEVPLTNLMRDEIVEEESLPIKMTAHTPCFRSEAGSYGRDTRGLIRMHQFDKVEMVQIVRPEDSMQALEEMTGHAEKVLQLLGLPYRKIVLCTGDMGFSACKTYDLEVWVPAQNTYREISSCSNVWDFQARRMQARCRSKTDKKPRLVHTLNGSGLAVGRTLVAVMENYQQADGRIEIPEVLRPYMKGLQYIG from the coding sequence ATGCTCGATCCCAATCTGCTGCGTACCGAGCCAGACGCAGTCGCTGAAAAACTGGCACGCCGGGGCTTTAAGCTGGATGTAGATAAGCTGCGCGCTCTTGAAGAACGCCGCAAAGTTCTGCAGGTTAACACCGAAAATTTACAGGCAGAACGTAACTCGCGATCGAAATCCATCGGCCAGGCGAAAGCGCGTGGAGAAGATATTGAGCCACTGCGCGAGCAGGTAAATCAGCTGGGTGCTGAACTGGATGCAGCAAAAGCCGAGCTCGACACCCTGCTGGCAGAGATCCGCGATATTTCTCTGGCTATTCCAAACCTGCCGGACGACAGCGTACCGGTCGGTAAAGACGAAAATGACAACGTAGAAGTCAGCCGCTGGGGCCAGCCGCGCCAGTTTGATTTCGAAGTACGTGACCACGTCTCTCTGGGTGAGATGCACAGCGGGCTGGATTTCCAGGCTGCGGTGAAACTTACCGGTTCCCGCTTTGTGGTGATGAAAGGTCAGATCGCCCGTCTGCACCGTGCGCTGAGCCAGTTTATGCTGGATCTGCACACTGAACAGCACGGCTACAGTGAAAACTACGTTCCTTATCTGGTGAACGAAGCAACACTGTACGGTACCGGCCAGCTGCCTAAATTTGCCGGCGATCTGTTCCACACTCGTCCGCTGGAAGAAGAAGCAGACAGCAGCAACTATGCGTTGATCCCAACTGCAGAAGTCCCGCTGACTAACCTGATGCGTGATGAGATTGTCGAAGAAGAGTCGCTGCCAATTAAAATGACGGCGCACACTCCATGCTTCCGTTCTGAAGCCGGTTCTTACGGTCGTGACACTCGTGGTCTTATCCGTATGCACCAGTTTGACAAAGTTGAAATGGTACAGATCGTTCGTCCGGAAGACTCCATGCAGGCGCTGGAAGAGATGACCGGCCATGCAGAGAAAGTGCTGCAGCTGCTGGGTCTGCCTTACCGTAAAATCGTTCTGTGTACTGGTGATATGGGCTTCTCAGCCTGTAAGACCTACGATCTGGAAGTCTGGGTTCCGGCTCAGAATACCTATCGTGAGATCTCCTCTTGCTCTAACGTCTGGGACTTCCAGGCGCGCCGCATGCAGGCTCGCTGCCGCAGTAAAACCGATAAAAAACCGCGCCTGGTGCATACCCTGAACGGTTCCGGTCTGGCGGTTGGTCGTACTCTGGTTGCCGTGATGGAAAACTATCAGCAGGCCGATGGTCGTATCGAGATCCCTGAAGTACTGCGCCCATATATGAAAGGTCTGCAATACATCGGTTAA
- a CDS encoding recombinase RarA, with protein sequence MVSNLSLDFSENTFQPLAARMRPENLQQYIGQQHLLASGKPLPRAIEAGHLHSMILWGPPGTGKTTLAEVIARYADADVERISAVTSGVKEIREAIERARNSRNAGRRTILFVDEVHRFNKSQQDAFLPHIEDGTITFIGATTENPSFELNSALLSRARVYLLKSLTTDDIEQVLTQAMSDKERGYGGQNIVLPDETRLAIAELVSGDARRALNTLEMMADMAETDASGQRVLEPTLLKEIAGERSARFDNKGDRFYDLISAFHKSVRGSAPDAALYWYARIITAGGDPLYVARRCLAIASEDVGNADPRAMQVAISAWDCFTRVGPAEGERAIAQAIVYLACAPKSNSVYKAFKAAMADARERPDYDVPVHLRNAPTKLLKSLGHGDEYRYAHDEPNAYAAGEVYFPPEMADTQYYQPSSRGLEGKIGEKLTWLAQQDQNSPTKRYR encoded by the coding sequence ATGGTGAGCAACCTGTCGCTAGATTTCTCCGAGAATACCTTTCAACCTCTGGCCGCGCGTATGCGGCCAGAAAATCTTCAGCAGTATATCGGCCAGCAACATCTGCTGGCCTCCGGTAAGCCCCTGCCAAGGGCAATTGAAGCCGGGCACCTGCATTCAATGATCCTTTGGGGGCCACCGGGTACCGGGAAAACTACCCTGGCAGAAGTGATCGCTCGCTACGCAGATGCGGACGTTGAGCGCATTTCCGCGGTCACCTCTGGGGTTAAAGAGATTAGGGAAGCCATTGAGCGAGCCCGCAATAGCCGTAATGCCGGAAGGCGTACCATTCTGTTTGTTGATGAAGTCCACCGCTTTAATAAAAGCCAGCAGGATGCCTTTCTGCCGCATATTGAAGACGGCACCATTACTTTTATTGGCGCAACCACCGAAAATCCATCATTTGAACTGAATTCTGCATTGCTGTCGCGTGCGCGAGTTTATCTGCTTAAATCTCTGACCACTGACGATATTGAGCAGGTATTAACCCAGGCAATGAGTGATAAGGAGCGCGGTTACGGTGGGCAAAATATTGTACTGCCGGATGAAACGCGGCTTGCCATTGCTGAGCTGGTTAGCGGCGATGCCCGCCGGGCGCTAAACACGCTGGAAATGATGGCGGACATGGCAGAAACCGACGCCAGCGGTCAGCGGGTGCTTGAGCCGACGCTGTTAAAAGAGATAGCCGGTGAGCGTTCAGCGCGTTTCGATAATAAAGGCGACCGTTTTTACGACCTTATTTCGGCATTTCATAAGTCGGTACGCGGTTCGGCTCCTGACGCTGCGCTGTATTGGTATGCGCGGATAATTACCGCCGGCGGCGACCCGCTCTATGTCGCAAGACGCTGTCTGGCAATTGCCTCGGAAGATGTGGGCAATGCCGACCCACGTGCAATGCAAGTGGCTATTTCGGCCTGGGACTGTTTTACCCGGGTTGGCCCGGCGGAAGGAGAGCGGGCGATTGCCCAGGCTATCGTCTATCTGGCCTGTGCGCCAAAGAGCAACTCGGTATACAAAGCCTTTAAGGCGGCGATGGCTGATGCCCGCGAGCGTCCGGATTACGATGTGCCTGTTCATCTGCGCAATGCGCCAACCAAGCTTCTGAAATCTCTGGGCCATGGCGATGAGTATCGCTATGCTCACGATGAGCCAAATGCCTATGCCGCAGGGGAGGTCTATTTCCCACCAGAAATGGCCGATACTCAATACTACCAACCGAGTTCTCGCGGTCTTGAGGGCAAGATAGGTGAAAAGCTCACCTGGCTTGCGCAACAGGATCAAAATAGCCCGACAAAACGCTATCGCTAA
- the lolA gene encoding outer-membrane lipoprotein carrier protein yields MKKLAITCALLSGFIASSAWADAASTLKERLDRVSSFHASFTQKVVDGSGTAVQDGQGDLWVKRPNLFNWHMTQPDESVLVSDGRTLWFYNPFVEQATATRLSDATSNTPFMLIARNQSSDWQQYNIKQTGDDFVLTPKSANGNLKQFTINVGSDGTIHQFSAVEQDDQRSSYQLRSQQNGSVDMSKFTFTPPKGVTVDDQR; encoded by the coding sequence ATGAAAAAATTAGCCATCACTTGTGCACTGTTGTCCGGTTTTATTGCCTCTTCAGCCTGGGCTGATGCGGCAAGTACGCTGAAAGAGCGTCTGGATCGCGTCAGCAGCTTCCACGCAAGCTTTACCCAAAAAGTGGTTGATGGAAGTGGCACTGCGGTGCAGGACGGGCAGGGTGATTTGTGGGTTAAGCGTCCGAATCTGTTCAACTGGCATATGACTCAGCCAGATGAAAGCGTACTGGTATCCGATGGCAGAACGCTGTGGTTCTATAACCCATTTGTTGAGCAGGCTACCGCTACGCGCCTGAGTGATGCCACCAGCAATACGCCATTTATGCTGATTGCCCGTAACCAGTCCAGCGACTGGCAGCAATATAATATCAAGCAGACTGGCGATGATTTCGTACTGACGCCAAAAAGCGCCAACGGAAATCTGAAGCAGTTTACGATTAACGTTGGCAGCGACGGCACAATTCATCAGTTCAGTGCCGTTGAGCAAGACGATCAGCGCAGCAGCTACCAGCTTCGCTCCCAGCAAAACGGCAGCGTGGACATGAGCAAGTTCACCTTTACGCCGCCGAAGGGAGTGACGGTAGACGACCAGCGCTAG